In Bacteroides coprosuis DSM 18011, the following are encoded in one genomic region:
- a CDS encoding Regulatory protein recX (COGs: COG2137 conserved hypothetical protein~HAMAP: Regulatory protein RecX~InterPro IPR003783~KEGG: bth:BT_3730 putative regulatory protein~PFAM: Regulatory protein RecX~SPTR: Regulatory protein recX;~IMG reference gene:2504106276~PFAM: RecX family) — protein MKGKISVDEALNQVASYCSIAERCKSDIEKKLSMWELDKEDLNSIFEYLEKENFLNESRYASAYVNDKYRFAKWGKKKIAQSLYLKGLDNNMIQESLRTIDKDVYINNLKSILEVKKRSVKAKNSFELNQKLARFALGRGFEYDDIMHVLPDLEDDY, from the coding sequence ATGAAAGGTAAAATATCAGTAGATGAAGCATTGAATCAGGTTGCTTCCTATTGTTCTATAGCAGAACGTTGTAAAAGTGATATAGAGAAAAAACTATCTATGTGGGAACTCGACAAGGAAGATCTAAATTCTATCTTTGAATACTTAGAAAAAGAGAATTTTTTGAATGAGTCAAGATATGCTTCTGCTTATGTTAACGATAAGTATCGATTTGCAAAGTGGGGAAAAAAGAAAATAGCACAGTCTTTATATTTAAAAGGATTAGATAATAATATGATTCAAGAATCTTTAAGGACGATTGATAAAGACGTTTATATAAATAACTTGAAATCCATATTAGAAGTTAAAAAAAGGTCAGTTAAGGCTAAAAATAGTTTTGAGTTAAATCAAAAACTAGCACGTTTTGCTCTAGGTAGAGGATTTGAATATGATGACATCATGCATGTTTTACCCGATTTAGAAGATGATTATTGA
- a CDS encoding orotate phosphoribosyltransferase (COGs: COG0461 Orotate phosphoribosyltransferase~InterPro IPR000836:IPR004467~KEGG: bth:BT_3731 orotate phosphoribosyltransferase~PFAM: Phosphoribosyltransferase~PRIAM: Orotate phosphoribosyltransferase~SPTR: Putative uncharacterized protein;~TIGRFAM: Orotate phosphoribosyl transferase, clade 1~IMG reference gene:2504106277~PFAM: Phosphoribosyl transferase domain~TIGRFAM: orotate phosphoribosyltransferase), producing MKTLEKLFAEKLLKIKAIKLQPANPFTWASGWKSPFYCDNRKTLSYPSLRNFVKIEIARVILERFGQVDAIAGVATGAIPQGALVADLLNLPFVYVRSTPKEHGLENLIEGELRPGMRVVVIEDLVSTGGSSLKAVEAIRRDGCDVIGMVAAFTYGFAVADKAFKEAKVPLVTLTNYESVLEVSLKTGYIQESDVEILDEWRKSPADWDAK from the coding sequence ATGAAAACTTTAGAAAAGTTATTCGCAGAGAAACTTCTTAAAATCAAGGCGATTAAGTTACAACCAGCAAACCCTTTTACTTGGGCTTCAGGATGGAAATCTCCATTTTATTGTGACAACCGAAAAACCTTATCTTATCCCTCTCTTCGTAATTTTGTAAAGATTGAAATAGCTCGAGTAATTCTTGAGCGTTTTGGTCAAGTTGACGCTATTGCAGGTGTTGCAACAGGAGCTATTCCTCAAGGAGCGCTTGTGGCAGATTTGTTAAATCTACCCTTTGTCTATGTACGTAGTACTCCCAAAGAGCATGGTTTGGAAAATCTTATTGAAGGAGAGTTAAGACCAGGGATGAGGGTTGTCGTAATAGAAGACCTTGTTTCTACAGGTGGAAGTAGTTTGAAGGCTGTAGAAGCTATTCGTCGTGATGGTTGTGATGTAATTGGTATGGTTGCTGCATTTACTTATGGCTTTGCTGTTGCAGATAAAGCTTTTAAGGAGGCAAAAGTACCTTTGGTTACTTTGACTAATTATGAATCGGTACTCGAAGTATCTTTGAAAACAGGATATATTCAGGAATCAGATGTTGAAATCTTAGATGAATGGAGAAAAAGTCCTGCAGATTGGGATGCTAAATAA
- a CDS encoding hypothetical protein (KEGG: bfs:BF0456 hypothetical protein~SPTR: Putative uncharacterized protein;~IMG reference gene:2504106278~PFAM: Polyketide cyclase / dehydrase and lipid transport), with translation MSKFESSVKIIPFSQERVYDKISDLSNLESVKDKLPEDKVKDLKFDKDSLSFSVSPIGEIRLQVVERNPFDCVKFETTNSPLPFTLWVQLVPTTEEECKMRITIDVELNPFIQGMVKKPLMDGLEKMATMLSMIQY, from the coding sequence ATGAGCAAATTTGAAAGTTCAGTAAAAATAATTCCTTTTTCACAGGAGCGAGTGTATGATAAAATTTCAGATTTAAGTAATCTGGAATCTGTTAAAGACAAACTACCAGAAGACAAAGTTAAGGATCTTAAGTTTGATAAAGATTCTTTGAGTTTTAGTGTCAGTCCTATTGGTGAAATACGTCTTCAAGTTGTTGAACGCAATCCTTTTGACTGTGTGAAGTTTGAAACAACAAACTCTCCATTGCCTTTCACTCTTTGGGTTCAATTAGTACCTACAACAGAAGAAGAGTGTAAAATGCGTATTACAATAGATGTAGAATTAAATCCATTTATTCAAGGTATGGTTAAAAAGCCTCTAATGGATGGATTAGAAAAAATGGCAACTATGTTGTCTATGATTCAATATTAA
- a CDS encoding Argininosuccinate lyase (COGs: COG0165 Argininosuccinate lyase~HAMAP: Argininosuccinate lyase~InterPro IPR022761:IPR009049~KEGG: bfs:BF0457 argininosuccinate lyase~PFAM: Lyase 1, N-terminal~PRIAM: Argininosuccinate lyase~SPTR: Argininosuccinate lyase;~TIGRFAM: Argininosuccinate lyase~IMG reference gene:2504106279~PFAM: Lyase~TIGRFAM: argininosuccinate lyase) — MAHKLWEKSTEVNKNIEKFTVGKDRELDLFLAKHDIMGSLAHTKMLAHINLLTNEEMEMIHRELIDIYAIAERGEFTIEDGVEDVHSQVELMLTRRLGDVGKKIHSGRSRNDQVLLDLKLFTREGIQKIAESVNHLFYALIEQSEKYKQVLMPGYTHLQIAMPSSFGLWFGAYAESLVDDLYFLQAAFKMCNRNPLGSAAGYGSSFPLDRMMTTELLGFDSLNYNVVYAQMGRGKLERNVSFAMATIAGTLAKLAYDACLYNSQNFNFVKLPDECTTGSSIMPHKKNPDVFELIRAKCNKIQGLPQQIMLIMNNLPSGYFRDLQIIKEVFVPAFNELLDCLDMTTYIIKEMKVNKDILKDDKYLLIFSVEEVNRLVLEGMPFRDAYKKVGLDIEAGKFTHSREVFHTHEGSIGNLCNNEIVKLGEKAFQSFNFDKIERSEKELLRR; from the coding sequence ATGGCACACAAACTTTGGGAGAAATCGACTGAAGTCAATAAGAATATTGAAAAGTTCACAGTAGGTAAGGATAGAGAGTTAGATCTCTTCCTTGCTAAACATGATATCATGGGATCTTTAGCCCATACTAAAATGCTTGCTCACATCAATTTGTTGACCAATGAAGAGATGGAAATGATTCATAGAGAGCTAATAGATATCTATGCAATTGCAGAGCGTGGTGAGTTTACAATAGAAGATGGAGTGGAAGATGTACACTCTCAAGTTGAATTAATGCTTACTCGACGCTTGGGAGATGTAGGTAAAAAAATTCATAGTGGCCGTTCTAGAAATGATCAAGTGTTATTAGATCTTAAACTCTTTACACGAGAAGGCATACAAAAAATAGCAGAATCTGTAAATCATTTGTTTTATGCGTTGATTGAGCAGAGTGAAAAGTATAAGCAAGTATTGATGCCTGGTTATACCCATTTACAAATCGCTATGCCTTCTTCATTCGGACTTTGGTTTGGTGCTTATGCTGAAAGCTTAGTCGATGATTTATACTTCTTACAAGCGGCATTTAAGATGTGTAATCGGAACCCTTTAGGTTCTGCTGCTGGATATGGATCGTCATTTCCTTTAGATAGGATGATGACAACTGAGTTGCTAGGTTTTGATTCTCTTAATTACAACGTAGTGTATGCTCAGATGGGAAGAGGTAAGCTAGAACGTAATGTTTCTTTTGCTATGGCGACCATCGCAGGTACTCTAGCCAAGTTGGCTTATGACGCTTGCTTGTACAATAGTCAAAACTTTAATTTTGTAAAGCTACCTGATGAATGTACTACAGGTTCAAGTATTATGCCCCACAAGAAAAATCCAGATGTATTTGAGCTAATACGTGCTAAGTGTAATAAGATTCAGGGCCTACCACAGCAAATAATGCTTATAATGAATAATTTACCTTCAGGTTATTTTAGAGATTTACAGATTATTAAAGAAGTATTTGTTCCTGCATTTAATGAGCTTTTAGACTGTTTGGATATGACAACCTATATTATTAAAGAAATGAAGGTAAATAAGGATATTTTGAAAGATGATAAGTATTTACTGATATTTAGTGTTGAAGAAGTTAACCGACTGGTATTGGAAGGTATGCCTTTTAGAGATGCTTATAAAAAAGTAGGATTGGATATTGAAGCTGGTAAATTCACTCATTCTAGAGAAGTCTTTCACACTCATGAGGGAAGTATTGGAAATCTTTGCAATAATGAAATTGTCAAATTAGGAGAAAAAGCTTTTCAATCCTTTAATTTTGATAAAATAGAAAGGTCTGAAAAAGAATTACTTAGAAGATAG
- a CDS encoding transposase (KEGG: bvu:BVU_2881 hypothetical protein~SPTR: Putative uncharacterized protein;~manually curated~IMG reference gene:2504106282~PFAM: Transposase): MKKKAIDYKDILSMFLPKGMLDYFDFTDYSDMGDYYIFSLEEKNSIPEEYSSLPLVSKGFYPEITVTDFPVRDRTVYLKIKRRRWEDKQTGKTYSRDWKLVADGTRITAEFGSFLKKSYIDNHEVSIKVVADFCHLKSKTLNDYYKEHLSGYRSWNQLSHADQYMYFKDNLGENISIDETALSNGELYTIVTGKAGHGKHGTVIAMIKGTKADDVCRYLLKLPEGKRKMVKNVTLDMAGSMRQIAKRCFPYATQIIDRFHVQKLMQEALQELRVQYRWQVIEQENSNIKRARKEKRKYIPPCFDNGDTIRQLLVRSRYLLFKSPDKWTNSQRIRAEILFKQFDDIKQFYYLTLQLGQIYSHNYDKNVARVKLALWFNKVEQWNYPQFYTVIETFKNHNDRILNFFENRLTNAAAESFNAKLKSFRATFRGVDDVKFYLYRVMMLYA; this comes from the exons ATGAAAAAGAAAGCAATCGATTATAAGGATATATTGTCCATGTTCCTTCCCAAAGGCATGCTTGACTATTTTGATTTTACCGACTATTCAGATATGGGTGATTATTATATATTCTCTCTTGAAGAGAAAAATAGTATACCAGAAGAGTATTCAAGTCTTCCACTAGTTTCCAAAGGTTTTTATCCAGAGATAACAGTCACAGATTTTCCTGTTCGCGACCGCACTGTATACTTAAAAATTAAACGCCGCAGATGGGAGGATAAGCAAACTGGTAAGACATACAGCAGAGACTGGAAATTGGTTGCAGACGGGACTAGGATAACAGCCGAGTTCGGTTCTTTTTTAAAA AAGAGTTACATTGATAATCATGAAGTTAGCATAAAAGTAGTAGCTGACTTCTGCCATCTGAAGTCGAAGACACTTAACGATTACTACAAGGAACATCTAAGTGGTTATCGTTCTTGGAATCAGCTCTCTCATGCTGATCAGTACATGTATTTCAAAGACAATTTAGGTGAGAATATATCTATTGACGAAACAGCCCTAAGCAACGGAGAGTTATACACCATTGTAACGGGTAAGGCTGGTCATGGTAAGCATGGCACAGTTATAGCTATGATAAAGGGAACAAAGGCTGACGATGTATGTAGATATCTACTGAAGTTACCAGAAGGGAAACGCAAGATGGTCAAGAACGTGACACTTGACATGGCCGGAAGTATGAGACAGATAGCCAAGAGATGCTTTCCTTACGCTACACAGATCATAGACCGCTTTCATGTACAAAAGTTGATGCAGGAAGCATTGCAGGAGCTACGTGTGCAATACCGCTGGCAGGTTATTGAGCAGGAGAACTCAAATATAAAAAGAGCAAGGAAAGAAAAGAGAAAATATATACCTCCATGTTTTGATAACGGGGATACCATAAGACAACTTCTTGTACGCAGCAGATATCTACTATTCAAAAGTCCTGATAAATGGACAAACTCCCAAAGAATAAGGGCTGAGATACTCTTTAAGCAGTTTGACGACATAAAACAATTCTATTACTTGACTCTACAACTCGGACAGATATATTCACATAACTACGATAAAAATGTTGCCAGGGTAAAGCTTGCACTGTGGTTTAATAAGGTAGAGCAGTGGAATTACCCTCAGTTCTATACGGTAATAGAGACGTTTAAAAATCACAATGATAGGATATTGAATTTCTTTGAAAACAGACTCACCAATGCAGCAGCTGAATCTTTCAATGCCAAGCTTAAATCATTTAGGGCTACATTCAGAGGAGTAGATGATGTAAAGTTCTATCTGTATAGAGTGATGATGCTATATGCTTAA
- a CDS encoding transposase (KEGG: dfe:Dfer_4025 hypothetical protein~SPTR: Putative uncharacterized protein;~manually curated~IMG reference gene:2504106283~PFAM: Transposase), whose translation MLLEVVRLILPEEFLTYFKITKVTKVKDVITIFMDEFDSLPADRKGHKVESKGFLDPITIQDFPVRFKKVTLKVRRRKWYDSTTKEYLTNKYDLLAKGTHYSKEFAAFLKKNYLETYPVSARSLEPICHINGDSLERHYKEHLSSYKNWQMKDHAIEWLLFPENISPRLCIDETSMTNGDLYTILSNPNNKGKQGTIVAIIAGVQSEKIIQVLMKMPESLRQQVKEITLDMANSMNKIARVCFPKACRVIDRFHLQKLANEAVQEVRVKHRWEAIEEENQAIKQAKWEGKTYKPLTFSNGDTKKQLLARGRYLLFKSADKWSDKQKERAKILFAQYPSLKEAYSLSQGLRSIFNRKTIKDAARLSLAKWYNRVEQTAFQSFKSIAGTIYSHYNEILNFFNNRSTNAFAESFNAKLKAFRTQLRGVTDISFFLFRVTKLFA comes from the exons ATGTTACTCGAAGTAGTTCGCTTAATTTTACCAGAAGAGTTCCTTACTTATTTCAAGATTACCAAAGTGACTAAAGTAAAAGATGTTATTACCATTTTTATGGATGAGTTTGACTCTTTACCAGCTGATCGTAAAGGTCATAAAGTAGAATCTAAAGGCTTTCTAGACCCCATAACTATCCAAGACTTTCCTGTTCGTTTTAAGAAGGTTACTCTCAAAGTACGTCGTCGTAAGTGGTATGATTCTACAACGAAAGAATACTTGACTAACAAATATGACTTACTAGCAAAAGGAACGCATTACTCGAAGGAGTTTGCGGCTTTTTTAAAA AAGAACTACCTAGAGACATACCCCGTATCGGCCCGCTCTCTTGAGCCTATTTGCCATATTAATGGAGATTCTTTAGAGCGACATTATAAAGAGCACTTGAGTTCATATAAGAATTGGCAAATGAAAGATCATGCTATAGAGTGGCTTTTGTTTCCAGAGAACATTTCTCCACGGCTCTGTATCGATGAAACCTCTATGACCAATGGAGACTTATATACTATATTAAGTAATCCCAATAATAAAGGGAAACAGGGCACCATAGTAGCTATTATTGCTGGTGTTCAATCAGAAAAGATTATCCAGGTATTAATGAAGATGCCTGAGAGTTTAAGACAGCAAGTCAAGGAGATCACATTAGATATGGCTAATAGTATGAATAAAATAGCTCGAGTGTGTTTTCCTAAAGCCTGTCGAGTAATTGACCGATTCCATCTGCAGAAATTAGCCAATGAAGCGGTGCAAGAGGTACGAGTAAAACACAGATGGGAAGCCATAGAAGAAGAAAATCAAGCGATTAAACAAGCTAAATGGGAAGGTAAGACCTATAAACCTCTAACTTTTAGTAATGGAGACACAAAGAAACAATTACTAGCAAGAGGACGATATCTTCTTTTTAAATCTGCAGACAAATGGTCTGATAAGCAAAAAGAAAGAGCTAAGATTCTTTTCGCACAATACCCTTCATTAAAAGAAGCCTATAGCCTATCACAAGGGCTTCGCTCTATTTTTAATCGTAAAACAATTAAAGATGCAGCAAGACTTTCTCTTGCCAAATGGTATAATAGAGTAGAGCAAACTGCTTTTCAATCCTTTAAGAGTATTGCAGGAACCATCTATTCACATTATAATGAAATATTAAACTTCTTCAATAATCGATCAACAAATGCTTTTGCAGAGAGTTTTAACGCTAAACTAAAAGCCTTTAGGACTCAACTAAGAGGGGTTACAGATATTAGTTTCTTCCTATTTAGAGTGACTAAACTATTTGCTTAA
- a CDS encoding pyrroline-5-carboxylate reductase (COGs: COG0345 Pyrroline-5-carboxylate reductase~InterPro IPR004455:IPR000304~KEGG: bvu:BVU_0589 pyrroline-5-carboxylate reductase~PFAM: NADP oxidoreductase, coenzyme F420-dependent~PRIAM: Pyrroline-5-carboxylate reductase~SPTR: Pyrroline-5-carboxylate reductase;~TIGRFAM: Pyrroline-5-carboxylate reductase~IMG reference gene:2504106285~PFAM: NADP oxidoreductase coenzyme F420-dependent~TIGRFAM: pyrroline-5-carboxylate reductase), with the protein MKITIIGTGNMGGAIAKGLASQPISEISKICITNRSIDKLEKLHAEFPNLIIEEKSEEAIKDADLIILAVKPWIVEPILQELKFSPNQILASVAAGITFKQMEEWCKGTQRFYRIIPNTAITYQASMNIIASYNTNPKEDDLILSIFNHLGSSIIIPESKMAAATSISSCGIAYLFKYIQASMQAGIELGLTSQEAIQLTAQTAIGAGSIFIQDKNAHPSVEMDRVSTPGGLTIKGLNELDKKGFPSAIIEAIKKSI; encoded by the coding sequence ATGAAAATTACAATCATTGGAACAGGAAATATGGGAGGTGCTATTGCCAAAGGGTTGGCATCTCAACCTATTAGTGAAATTTCTAAAATTTGCATAACTAATAGAAGTATTGACAAATTAGAAAAATTACACGCCGAATTTCCTAATTTAATAATTGAAGAAAAATCAGAGGAAGCAATTAAAGATGCTGACCTCATAATACTAGCTGTAAAGCCATGGATTGTAGAACCTATACTTCAAGAATTAAAGTTTTCACCCAACCAAATATTAGCCTCTGTAGCAGCAGGAATTACATTTAAGCAAATGGAAGAATGGTGTAAAGGAACACAAAGATTTTATCGTATTATACCCAATACAGCTATAACCTATCAGGCTAGTATGAATATTATAGCATCTTATAATACCAACCCAAAAGAGGATGATCTAATTTTATCCATTTTTAATCACTTGGGTAGTAGCATCATTATTCCTGAAAGTAAAATGGCTGCTGCCACTTCAATATCCTCATGTGGAATAGCATATTTATTTAAATACATTCAAGCTTCCATGCAAGCAGGTATTGAGCTAGGACTTACCTCTCAAGAAGCCATACAACTTACAGCACAAACAGCTATAGGAGCAGGCTCTATTTTCATTCAAGATAAGAATGCTCATCCCTCTGTTGAAATGGATAGAGTTTCAACTCCTGGCGGACTAACTATTAAAGGGTTAAATGAATTAGATAAAAAAGGCTTCCCCTCTGCTATTATCGAAGCTATCAAGAAAAGTATTTAA
- a CDS encoding Acetylornithine transaminase (COGs: COG4992 Ornithine/acetylornithine aminotransferase~InterPro IPR005814~KEGG: bth:BT_3758 acetylornithine aminotransferase~PFAM: Aminotransferase class-III~PRIAM: Acetylornithine transaminase~SPTR: Putative uncharacterized protein;~IMG reference gene:2504106286~PFAM: Aminotransferase class-III), which produces MKLFDVYPLFNINIVKGEGCKVWDDEGVEYLDFYGGHAVISIGHSHPHYIKAISSQLKQIGFYSNSVVNRLQQELALRLGGISGYHTYALFLVNSGAEANENALKLASFHTNKKRVLAFKKAFHGRTSLAVETTDNPSIIAPINNNNHVTHLPFNDIEAFKTELKKGDVCAVIIEPIQGVGGIQVVSNEFMQEIRKVCTETGAILILDEIQSGYGRTGKFFAHQYADIKADIVTVAKGIGNGFPMSGVLISPMFKPKYGMLGTTFGGNHLACSAALAVLDVFEEENLVQNAAKVGTFLMEELSKIAGIKEVRGKGLMIGLEFEEPIQDLRKKLLYEEKVFTGVSGTHVLRLLPPLCITKDDAKDFINRLKRVMN; this is translated from the coding sequence ATGAAATTATTTGATGTATATCCTTTATTCAATATAAACATAGTTAAAGGAGAAGGTTGTAAGGTTTGGGACGATGAAGGTGTAGAATACCTAGATTTTTATGGTGGACATGCTGTCATTTCGATAGGTCACTCACATCCTCACTATATTAAGGCTATTAGTTCGCAACTAAAACAAATCGGCTTTTACTCCAATTCTGTTGTCAACAGACTACAGCAGGAGTTAGCTTTAAGACTAGGCGGTATATCTGGTTATCACACTTATGCCCTATTTTTAGTCAATTCGGGAGCCGAAGCCAATGAAAATGCATTAAAACTAGCCTCTTTCCATACTAATAAAAAAAGAGTTTTAGCTTTTAAAAAAGCATTTCATGGCAGAACGTCACTTGCTGTAGAAACAACAGATAATCCTAGCATAATAGCCCCTATTAATAATAACAACCATGTTACTCACCTTCCCTTTAATGATATAGAAGCTTTTAAAACAGAGCTTAAAAAAGGAGATGTATGTGCAGTTATTATTGAGCCTATTCAAGGAGTAGGAGGCATACAAGTGGTATCGAATGAATTTATGCAAGAGATAAGAAAAGTGTGTACTGAAACAGGAGCTATTCTTATTTTGGACGAAATACAGTCGGGCTATGGACGTACAGGAAAGTTCTTTGCTCACCAATATGCTGATATTAAAGCAGATATTGTGACAGTAGCCAAAGGTATTGGTAACGGATTCCCTATGTCGGGAGTACTTATTAGCCCTATGTTTAAGCCCAAATATGGAATGCTTGGAACCACTTTTGGAGGCAATCATCTAGCATGTAGTGCAGCACTAGCAGTATTGGACGTATTTGAAGAAGAAAATTTAGTGCAAAATGCGGCTAAAGTGGGAACATTCCTTATGGAAGAACTTTCTAAAATAGCAGGGATAAAAGAAGTAAGAGGTAAAGGTCTTATGATCGGATTAGAATTTGAAGAACCCATCCAAGACTTACGAAAAAAACTTCTTTACGAAGAAAAAGTATTTACAGGTGTTAGCGGAACCCATGTTCTTCGCTTATTACCTCCCCTATGCATAACAAAAGATGATGCAAAAGACTTCATTAACCGACTTAAAAGAGTAATGAACTAA
- a CDS encoding N-acetyl-gamma-glutamyl-phosphate reductase (COGs: COG0002 Acetylglutamate semialdehyde dehydrogenase~HAMAP: N-acetyl-gamma-glutamyl-phosphate reductase, type 1~InterPro IPR000534:IPR012280:IPR000706~KEGG: bvu:BVU_0591 N-acetyl-gamma-glutamyl-phosphate reductase~PFAM: Semialdehyde dehydrogenase, NAD-binding; Semialdehyde dehydrogenase, dimerisation domain~PRIAM: N-acetyl-gamma-glutamyl-phosphate reductase~SMART: Semialdehyde dehydrogenase, NAD-binding~SPTR: N-acetyl-gamma-glutamyl-phosphate reductase;~TIGRFAM: N-acetyl-gamma-glutamyl-phosphate reductase, type 1~IMG reference gene:2504106287~PFAM: Semialdehyde dehydrogenase, dimerisation domain; Semialdehyde dehydrogenase, NAD binding domain~TIGRFAM: N-acetyl-gamma-glutamyl-phosphate reductase, common form) gives MIKAGIVGGAGYTAGELIRLLINHPEAEIAFIHSSSNAGNRVADIHSGLYGECDLIFTDKLPFEEIDVLFFCTAHGDSKKFLDTHKVPESLKIIDLSMDFRLKSEDNKFLYGLPELNRRAICKSQFIANPGCFATCIELGLLPLAKHLMLNEDIIVNAITGSTGAGVHPKPTTHFSWRDNNMSIYKPFSHQHIPEIKQSLQQLQNSFNVEIDFIPYRGDFPRGIFATIVVKTKVDIEEIKRIYDEYYDKDSFVFIVEKSIDLKEVVNTNKCLIHLEKHGDKLLIVSCIDNLLKGASGQAVHNMNLMFNLEETVGLRLKPSAF, from the coding sequence ATGATAAAAGCAGGAATAGTTGGTGGTGCTGGTTACACTGCTGGAGAATTAATCAGACTTCTAATCAATCATCCAGAAGCAGAAATAGCATTTATTCACAGTTCTAGCAATGCAGGAAATAGAGTAGCAGACATTCATTCAGGCTTATATGGAGAATGTGATTTGATCTTCACCGATAAATTACCTTTTGAAGAGATAGATGTATTATTCTTTTGTACAGCTCATGGAGATTCCAAAAAATTTCTGGATACTCATAAAGTACCCGAAAGCTTGAAAATTATAGATCTATCTATGGATTTTAGATTAAAATCAGAGGATAACAAATTCCTTTATGGTCTGCCTGAGCTAAATAGAAGAGCTATCTGCAAATCGCAATTTATTGCTAACCCAGGTTGTTTTGCAACTTGTATCGAACTAGGCCTATTACCTTTAGCTAAACACTTGATGTTGAATGAAGATATTATAGTAAATGCTATTACAGGCAGTACAGGTGCAGGTGTTCATCCTAAACCAACAACTCACTTTAGTTGGAGAGATAATAACATGAGCATTTATAAGCCTTTTTCACATCAACATATTCCTGAGATAAAACAGTCTCTACAGCAACTTCAAAATAGCTTTAATGTCGAAATTGATTTCATACCCTATCGTGGAGATTTTCCAAGAGGTATATTTGCTACGATAGTAGTAAAAACAAAAGTAGATATTGAAGAGATTAAACGCATCTACGACGAGTACTATGATAAAGATTCTTTCGTATTCATTGTAGAAAAAAGCATTGATTTAAAAGAAGTTGTTAATACAAATAAGTGTCTGATTCACTTAGAAAAACATGGAGATAAGCTTCTAATTGTCAGCTGTATTGATAACCTTCTAAAAGGGGCTTCAGGGCAAGCTGTTCATAATATGAACTTGATGTTTAATCTAGAGGAAACTGTAGGTTTAAGACTAAAGCCTAGTGCTTTTTAA